A single genomic interval of Tursiops truncatus isolate mTurTru1 chromosome 1, mTurTru1.mat.Y, whole genome shotgun sequence harbors:
- the HPDL gene encoding 4-hydroxyphenylpyruvate dioxygenase-like protein, which translates to MAAPARRLCHIAFHAPAGLPLARDLQRLFGFQPMAVREADGWRQLALRSGDAVFLVNEGAGPAEPLYGLDPHHAVPSATNLCFDVADAGAAARALAALGCSVPVPPVSVRDEQGTATYAVISSPAGNLSLTLLDRTGFCGPFLPGFRPVPSAPGPGWVSHVDHLTLACTPSSSPKLMRWFHDCLGFHHLPLSPGEDPELGLEVAAESGPGGLRLTALRAPTGSAVPTLVLAESLLGVTSRQDQVEQFLARNGGPGLQHVGLYTPNIMKATEGVVGAGGQLLTPPEAYYQQPGKEKQILAAGLEPSLLARQGVLLDGDRGKFLLQVFTKSLFAEDTFFLELIQRQGATGFGQGNIRALWQSVQEQAARVQEA; encoded by the coding sequence ATGGCCGCGCCCGCCCGCCGTCTGTGCCATATCGCTTTCCACGCGCCGGCGGGGCTGCCCCTCGCCCGGGATCTGCAGCGCCTCTTCGGCTTCCAGCCCATGGCGGTGCGGGAAGCAGACGGCTGGCGGCAGCTGGCTCTGCGGAGCGGCGACGCGGTCTTTTTGGTGAACGAGGGCGCGGGGCCCGCAGAGCCGCTGTACGGCCTGGACCCGCATCATGCGGTGCCCAGTGCCACGAACCTGTGCTTCGACGTGGCGGACGCGGGCGCCGCCGCCCGGGCGCTGGCGGCGCTCGGCTGCAGCGTGCCGGTGCCCCCTGTCAGCGTGCGGGATGAGCAGGGCACCGCCACCTACGCCGTGATCAGCTCGCCGGCCGGCAACCTCAGCCTGACGCTGCTGGACCGCACTGGCTTCTGCGGGCCCTTTCTGCCCGGCTTTAGGCCTGTGCCCTCCGCACCTGGCCCGGGCTGGGTCAGCCACGTGGACCACCTGACCTTGGCCTGCACCCCCAGCAGCTCCCCAAAACTGATGCGCTGGTTCCACGACTGTCTAGGCTTTCACCACCTGCCGCTGAGCCCAGGTGAGGATCCGGAGCTGGGCCTGGAGGTGGCAGCAGAGTCCGGGCCCGGGGGGCTGAGGCTCACCGCCCTGCGGGCCCCTACGGGTAGTGCTGTCCCTACCCTCGTGCTGGCCGAGTCCCTGCTGGGGGTCACCAGCCGACAGGACCAGGTGGAGCAGTTCCTGGCCCGGAACGGGGGACCTGGACTGCAGCACGTGGGGTTATACACACCAAATATCATGAAAGCCACTGAGGGTGTGGTAGGGGCCGGGGGTCAGCTCCTGACTCCTCCTGAGGCCTACTACCAGCAGCCAGGCAAGGAGAAGCAGATCCTGGCTGCAGGGCTAGAGCCTAGCCTGCTGGCCCGACAGGGGGTCTTGCTAGATGGTGACAGAGGCAAGTTTCTGCTTCAGGTCTTCACCAAGTCGCTCTTTGCAGAGGACACTTTCTTCCTGGAGCTGATTCAGAGGCAGGGGGCCACTGGATTTGGCCAGGGCAACATTCGGGCCCTGTGGCAGTCCGTGCAGGAGCAAGCTGCCAGGGTCCAGGAAGCCTGA